The Saprospiraceae bacterium genome includes a window with the following:
- a CDS encoding pseudouridine synthase: MEAKVHSEIKYFVFYKPYNVLNQFTKERPEHITLADFLKVEKDIYPVGRLDKDSEGLIILTNDSTLNNLLLSPGFAHSRTYFVQVDNDINQKAIDQVASGVDIKLETSIYRTKPCEVKKLPKEPVLPERNPPVRFRQNIPTSWVKIELKEGKNRQIRKMFAKVGFPVLRLIRIQIEDLRIGKLEPGEYIEMEQKEIFKLLKINPDQKSISKGTRKMKKGIGEKSDKPSAEKFFKSKSDTSKPKRKVYSGKPAPGSKEAKASPPKRARK, from the coding sequence ATGGAAGCCAAGGTACATTCAGAAATAAAATATTTTGTTTTTTATAAGCCCTATAATGTACTGAACCAGTTCACTAAAGAGCGTCCAGAACATATAACCCTTGCTGATTTTCTGAAAGTTGAGAAGGATATTTATCCGGTAGGGCGATTGGATAAAGATTCAGAAGGTCTGATTATTCTGACCAATGATTCCACACTAAACAACTTGCTTCTCAGCCCGGGATTCGCTCATTCAAGAACCTATTTTGTACAGGTTGACAATGATATTAACCAAAAAGCTATCGATCAGGTGGCATCTGGTGTGGATATAAAATTAGAAACATCCATTTATCGCACCAAACCTTGCGAAGTTAAAAAGTTACCAAAAGAACCGGTACTACCCGAAAGAAATCCTCCCGTCCGTTTCAGACAGAATATCCCGACATCCTGGGTGAAAATCGAGTTGAAAGAAGGCAAAAACAGACAAATCAGAAAAATGTTTGCTAAAGTAGGATTTCCTGTTTTGAGACTGATAAGAATACAGATTGAAGACCTGCGCATCGGAAAACTTGAACCGGGAGAATACATCGAAATGGAACAAAAGGAAATCTTCAAGCTGCTTAAAATAAACCCTGACCAGAAAAGTATTTCAAAAGGCACCAGAAAAATGAAAAAGGGTATAGGTGAAAAATCTGACAAACCATCTGCTGAAAAATTTTTTAAATCAAAGTCAGACACATCAAAACCCAAACGAAAAGTCTATTCCGGAAAGCCGGCACCGGGAAGTAAAGAAGCTAAAGCATCTCCGCCTAAAAGAGCCAGAAAATAG
- the ychF gene encoding redox-regulated ATPase YchF codes for MGLQCGIVGLPNVGKSTLFNALTSAKALAANYPFATKEPNLGVIVVPDVRLDKLEELVQPQKVLPTSVEILDIAGLIKGASKGEGLGNQFLANIREVDAIVHVVRCFEDNNVVHVDGNVDPVRDKEIIDLELIFKDMDTMEKRVDKLRKQAKSGGKDDVANVEFAVSLSKHLESGQPARTFEVGELFEEIYKDMYLLTSKPVLYVCNVDEASVKTGNQHTTRFLESIKNENAEVIFICAGIEAEIAELESKEERMEYIEAMGLEEPGVNRIIRAAYKLLDLYTYFTAGVKEVRAWTIRRGWKAPQAAGVIHTDFEKGFIRAEVIKYDVFVKYGSEAAVKEAGKMGVEGKEYVVEDGDIMHFRFNV; via the coding sequence ATGGGATTACAATGCGGTATAGTTGGACTACCCAACGTTGGTAAATCGACTTTGTTTAATGCACTGACATCTGCCAAAGCATTGGCTGCCAACTATCCTTTTGCTACTAAAGAACCCAATCTGGGTGTTATAGTAGTGCCCGATGTAAGATTGGATAAACTGGAAGAACTTGTACAGCCTCAAAAAGTATTACCTACCAGTGTTGAAATACTTGATATAGCAGGATTGATAAAAGGAGCCAGTAAAGGTGAAGGTCTGGGAAATCAGTTTTTAGCAAATATCAGGGAAGTCGATGCAATCGTCCATGTTGTACGATGTTTTGAAGATAATAATGTGGTGCATGTTGATGGAAATGTAGATCCTGTCAGAGATAAAGAAATAATAGATCTTGAGCTGATATTTAAGGATATGGATACAATGGAAAAGCGTGTAGATAAACTCAGAAAGCAAGCTAAGTCAGGAGGAAAGGACGATGTTGCCAATGTGGAATTTGCTGTTTCTCTTTCAAAACATCTTGAATCCGGCCAACCGGCAAGGACTTTCGAAGTGGGTGAATTATTTGAAGAGATTTATAAAGATATGTACCTGCTTACTTCCAAACCTGTCCTGTATGTATGTAATGTTGATGAAGCTTCCGTAAAAACAGGTAATCAACACACCACACGATTTTTAGAGTCTATCAAAAATGAAAATGCAGAAGTCATTTTTATTTGTGCCGGAATTGAAGCTGAAATTGCAGAACTGGAGAGTAAAGAAGAAAGAATGGAATATATTGAAGCGATGGGTCTTGAAGAACCGGGAGTCAACAGAATCATTCGTGCAGCGTATAAATTATTAGACCTCTATACTTATTTTACTGCAGGTGTAAAAGAAGTCAGGGCATGGACCATCAGAAGAGGATGGAAGGCACCACAGGCTGCCGGAGTCATACACACAGATTTCGAAAAAGGTTTTATTCGGGCTGAAGTGATTAAATATGATGTATTCGTAAAATATGGGTCAGAAGCAGCAGTAAAAGAAGCAGGAAAAATGGGAGTGGAAGGTAAAGAATATGTGGTAGAAGATGGCGATATTATGCATTTCAGATTTAACGTTTAA
- a CDS encoding RNA methyltransferase: protein MITKSDIKFVKSLHFPKFRQIHNKFITEGEKVCIEILQKESFRIHAVYHTKDVNVAGSKVMKNILKSSLLINEREMEQISALTTPTSILCVFEKTEIKFNETLKDIRSVIFLDRIQDPGNMGTIIRIADWFGIEMVVRSPESADFFNPKVVQATMGSIANVHLITSNIAEVIKFYPSKAVYGTFMQGENIFENPPADSSILVIGNEGKGISADTEKFVHHKISIPGSPDRVADSLNAGVAAGIICSIWKFGTK from the coding sequence TTGATTACAAAATCAGACATAAAGTTTGTTAAATCTCTTCACTTTCCGAAGTTCAGACAAATACATAACAAATTTATTACTGAAGGGGAAAAAGTATGTATTGAAATCCTTCAAAAAGAGTCTTTCAGAATACATGCGGTTTACCACACTAAGGACGTGAATGTTGCAGGGTCAAAGGTAATGAAAAACATCCTTAAATCATCACTCCTGATCAACGAAAGAGAAATGGAGCAAATTTCTGCACTAACGACGCCAACTTCCATTTTATGTGTGTTTGAAAAAACTGAAATTAAATTTAATGAGACGTTAAAAGATATACGTTCGGTTATATTTCTCGACAGAATTCAGGATCCGGGAAATATGGGAACTATTATCAGAATAGCAGATTGGTTTGGAATAGAAATGGTCGTGAGATCTCCCGAAAGTGCTGATTTTTTCAACCCGAAAGTAGTACAGGCCACAATGGGTAGTATTGCCAATGTACATTTGATCACTTCAAATATAGCGGAAGTGATTAAATTTTACCCCTCAAAAGCCGTTTATGGAACCTTTATGCAAGGTGAAAATATTTTTGAAAATCCTCCGGCAGACTCTTCCATATTGGTCATTGGAAATGAAGGAAAGGGAATCTCAGCAGACACAGAAAAATTTGTTCATCATAAAATAAGTATTCCGGGTTCACCCGACAGAGTGGCTGACTCCTTAAATGCAGGTGTTGCTGCGGGAATCATATGCAGTATCTGGAAATTTGGTACTAAGTAA
- a CDS encoding DNA-3-methyladenine glycosylase, protein MKISQNLLPESFYLSDDVVDIAQKLLGKYLITNINGIISSAMIVETEAYKAPDDKACHAYNNRFTPRTKTMFERGGVAYVYTCYGMHPLFNVVTGEAGMAHAVLIRAVQPDQPLLHYQERRKLNKFSFQLFNGPGKLAVAMGINKTMDGTNLLSEKSNIYIEDRNIEIPNEQIEQTPRVGMSVHTGPCAHKKWRFYINTNKWVSKPLFPDYTHLVWK, encoded by the coding sequence ATGAAGATCTCTCAAAATCTCCTTCCGGAAAGTTTCTATTTATCTGATGATGTTGTGGATATTGCCCAAAAATTACTGGGTAAATATTTAATTACCAATATAAATGGCATAATCTCTTCTGCTATGATTGTGGAAACCGAAGCATACAAAGCACCTGACGATAAAGCATGCCATGCTTATAACAACAGATTTACGCCCAGAACCAAAACTATGTTTGAACGTGGTGGTGTAGCTTATGTTTATACCTGTTATGGAATGCATCCTTTGTTTAATGTTGTCACCGGTGAAGCGGGAATGGCACACGCTGTTTTAATTCGGGCAGTTCAACCTGATCAGCCTTTGCTTCACTATCAGGAAAGGAGAAAATTAAATAAATTCAGTTTTCAGCTTTTTAATGGTCCCGGGAAACTTGCAGTGGCAATGGGAATTAATAAAACCATGGACGGCACAAATCTTTTGTCGGAAAAAAGCAATATATACATAGAAGACAGAAACATTGAAATACCAAATGAACAAATAGAACAAACTCCCCGAGTAGGGATGAGTGTGCATACCGGCCCATGTGCCCATAAAAAGTGGCGTTTTTATATCAATACTAATAAATGGGTAAGCAAACCGCTATTTCCTGACTATACCCATTTGGTTTGGAAATGA
- a CDS encoding DUF5103 domain-containing protein codes for MKHFITLLIFSLSQNLFGSESPYRFVNSVYDPFVKTVTLEVNNLPIGFPVLELGSGQYFVLKFDDLLNEERNLFYRIVHCDKDWKPSRLSEIETIQGFNDERLRNYEYSTNTKVQYIHYWQKFPNRDTRWKVSGNFLLIIYEDNIEYPLLTRRFVVTEKKLDVNITPTFPADVANIRYKQEMLIDINFEKFKMRNPVDEISLVVMQNEDWNSTIEAKPSFFTGNFLKFNRVGTFSFFGLTEYREFDIRSTYNVGRGVQHVDRTKKYTDALLRVGEPKRNSVHLQRFDFNGKFFIQNFDAMSNRNIDDVLSNFITEVENNLDIRPGQRDSIVQSIIASNPLLGNDDRAEERNVRSDYVNVIFTMKDNMDHDDADLYVLGAMNDWEPREEYKMVYDQNKDLYIAEALLKQGYYNYMYALVKNGKVDYVTMEGSWAETENDYHSLVYYRGFGDLYDRVVGYNKFNTETIRSLGFR; via the coding sequence ATGAAACATTTTATAACTCTCCTGATATTTAGTTTATCACAAAACTTATTCGGGTCGGAATCACCTTACAGGTTTGTAAATTCGGTGTACGATCCTTTTGTAAAAACTGTAACGCTCGAAGTCAATAATTTACCCATAGGTTTTCCTGTCCTTGAATTGGGCTCAGGACAATATTTTGTGTTAAAGTTTGACGATCTTTTGAATGAAGAAAGAAATCTTTTCTATCGTATTGTTCATTGTGATAAAGACTGGAAACCTTCCCGACTTTCTGAAATAGAAACGATTCAGGGCTTTAATGACGAAAGACTAAGAAATTATGAATATTCCACTAATACAAAAGTACAATACATTCATTACTGGCAAAAATTCCCTAACAGAGACACGAGATGGAAAGTATCCGGAAATTTTCTGCTCATCATCTATGAAGATAATATTGAGTATCCGCTACTTACCAGAAGATTTGTAGTGACAGAAAAAAAATTAGATGTAAACATCACTCCAACTTTTCCGGCAGATGTTGCGAATATCAGATACAAACAGGAAATGCTGATTGATATCAATTTTGAAAAATTTAAAATGCGAAATCCGGTTGATGAAATCAGCCTTGTTGTGATGCAAAATGAAGATTGGAATTCAACAATCGAAGCGAAACCTTCTTTTTTTACAGGTAACTTTCTTAAATTCAACAGAGTAGGTACATTTTCATTTTTTGGTCTGACAGAGTACAGAGAATTTGATATCCGCAGCACGTACAATGTTGGAAGAGGAGTACAGCATGTAGATAGAACTAAAAAATATACGGATGCATTATTAAGAGTAGGAGAACCTAAAAGAAATAGTGTACATCTTCAGAGATTTGACTTCAATGGAAAATTTTTTATCCAGAATTTTGATGCTATGAGCAACCGGAATATTGATGATGTGCTTTCAAATTTTATCACAGAAGTGGAAAATAATCTTGATATCAGGCCAGGCCAGCGGGACTCTATTGTTCAGAGCATTATAGCATCCAATCCTTTACTGGGAAATGATGACAGAGCTGAGGAAAGAAATGTACGGTCTGACTATGTGAACGTCATCTTCACAATGAAAGATAATATGGATCATGATGATGCAGATCTTTATGTATTAGGAGCGATGAATGACTGGGAGCCGCGAGAAGAGTATAAAATGGTCTATGACCAAAACAAAGACTTGTATATTGCTGAAGCATTATTGAAACAGGGTTATTACAATTATATGTACGCATTGGTCAAAAACGGTAAAGTGGACTATGTCACCATGGAAGGTAGTTGGGCAGAAACCGAAAACGATTATCATTCACTTGTCTATTACCGAGGCTTTGGAGATCTATATGACAGAGTAGTCGGCTATAATAAATTTAATACTGAAACCATAAGATCTTTAGGTTTCAGGTAA